A stretch of the Clavibacter sp. B3I6 genome encodes the following:
- a CDS encoding MMPL family transporter yields MLGDIGDEIRGLDDVAFVGAGTPNPSVDTAIIQVVPDSPPESAATTALMQSIRDLAPGLDDRYDTRVSVTGTTAVQNDISQRLDQALVPFGVVVVGLSIILLMIVFRSVFVPVKAAVGFLLSVIVSFGTVVLIFQDGLFADVLGVTPGPILSFMPILLMAILFGLAMDYEVFLVSGMREDFVHHGDARRAIVTGFSGAARVVTAAALIMFFVFAAFVPEGAGVIKTIALGLAVGIFFDAFLVRMTLVPAAMALLGKRAWWIPRWLDRILPDVDIEGEGLREHQDDVDWARASGTAVAAERLVVGVPGRRLAPVDLVAPAGSLVLVEGDVADRRLLGATLGARLAPLSGRAHVAGHPLASEAGRVLTSVAMADLGRVDRVDSGVTVGDLLAERIDLSEPMGRRRGARARQAEWLARIDAAADAAGARRIDADDPVGSLLPLERAIALTAVAASGRAPVLVLDVVDPFPDAAAERAFLRALPALVHESTTVLLGAPWFPDDHGIPGRPTVRLRLGADDAAPDTDTDQPMTTGKETRR; encoded by the coding sequence GTGCTGGGGGACATCGGGGACGAGATCCGCGGGCTCGACGACGTCGCGTTCGTGGGCGCCGGCACGCCGAACCCCTCCGTGGACACCGCGATCATCCAGGTCGTGCCGGACAGCCCGCCCGAGTCGGCGGCGACCACGGCCCTCATGCAGTCGATCCGCGACCTCGCGCCGGGCCTGGACGACCGCTACGACACGCGCGTCTCCGTCACGGGCACGACCGCCGTGCAGAACGACATCTCGCAGCGGCTCGACCAGGCCCTCGTGCCGTTCGGCGTCGTGGTCGTGGGGCTGTCGATCATCCTGCTGATGATCGTGTTCCGGTCGGTCTTCGTCCCGGTGAAGGCCGCGGTCGGCTTCCTGCTGAGCGTCATCGTCTCGTTCGGGACGGTCGTCCTGATCTTCCAGGACGGCCTGTTCGCGGACGTCCTCGGCGTGACGCCCGGCCCCATCCTCAGCTTCATGCCGATCCTGCTCATGGCGATCCTGTTCGGGCTCGCCATGGACTACGAGGTCTTCCTCGTCTCGGGCATGCGCGAGGACTTCGTGCACCACGGCGACGCGCGGCGCGCCATCGTCACGGGCTTCTCGGGCGCCGCCCGCGTGGTCACGGCGGCCGCGCTCATCATGTTCTTCGTCTTCGCGGCCTTCGTGCCCGAGGGCGCGGGCGTGATCAAGACCATCGCGCTCGGGCTCGCCGTCGGCATCTTCTTCGACGCGTTCCTCGTGCGCATGACCCTCGTGCCCGCCGCCATGGCGCTGCTCGGGAAGCGCGCGTGGTGGATCCCGCGCTGGCTCGACCGGATCCTCCCCGACGTCGACATCGAGGGCGAGGGCCTCCGCGAGCACCAGGACGACGTCGACTGGGCGCGCGCGTCGGGCACCGCCGTCGCGGCCGAGCGGCTCGTCGTCGGCGTGCCCGGGCGCCGGCTCGCGCCGGTCGACCTCGTCGCGCCGGCCGGATCCCTCGTGCTCGTGGAGGGCGACGTCGCCGACCGCCGGCTCCTCGGCGCCACGCTCGGGGCCCGGCTCGCGCCGCTGTCCGGCCGCGCGCACGTCGCCGGCCACCCGCTCGCCTCCGAGGCCGGCCGCGTCCTCACGAGCGTCGCGATGGCCGACCTCGGCCGCGTCGACCGCGTCGACTCCGGCGTCACGGTGGGGGACCTCCTCGCCGAGCGCATCGACCTGTCGGAGCCGATGGGCCGCCGTCGCGGCGCCCGCGCGCGGCAGGCCGAGTGGCTCGCGCGCATCGACGCGGCGGCCGACGCGGCGGGAGCGCGGCGCATCGACGCCGACGACCCCGTCGGATCGCTCCTGCCGCTGGAGCGCGCCATCGCCCTCACCGCGGTCGCCGCGTCCGGCCGGGCCCCCGTGCTCGTGCTCGACGTGGTGGACCCGTTCCCGGACGCCGCCGCCGAGCGGGCGTTCCTCCGGGCCCTGCCCGCGCTCGTCCACGAGAGCACGACCGTCCTGCTGGGCGCGCCGTGGTTCCCGGACGACCACGGGATCCCGGGCCGCCCCACCGTGCGCCTCCGCCTCGGCGCGGACGACGCCGCCCCCGACACCGACACCGACCAGCCCATGACGACCGGCAAGGAGACCCGCCGATGA